One Natrarchaeobaculum sulfurireducens genomic window carries:
- a CDS encoding ParB N-terminal domain-containing protein, translated as MIVRVDPTKINRSVLEWTPRLPQWGRVVGGDWDRRWEPFEDRAVYRGLCQRYREEMAWEETALYEAFLDQLERFGNAWEHGSVTAFETRCREIDRLYESIRDQGYRTQADLADVSEPRLAHLRDEINVDVGRDGTLYWRTYGQHRLAIAKLLDLETVPVVIHRRHRQWQAVRERFREGEEPPRAAGGDLHPDLRDVLAGDHW; from the coding sequence ATGATCGTTCGCGTCGATCCGACCAAGATCAACCGGAGCGTCCTCGAGTGGACCCCTCGGCTTCCACAATGGGGCCGAGTCGTCGGCGGCGACTGGGACCGTCGCTGGGAGCCGTTCGAGGATCGGGCGGTCTACCGTGGATTGTGTCAACGCTATCGAGAAGAGATGGCATGGGAAGAAACCGCGCTCTACGAGGCATTCCTCGACCAGCTAGAGCGATTTGGTAATGCCTGGGAGCACGGCTCGGTGACGGCGTTCGAAACCCGGTGCCGGGAGATCGATCGCCTTTACGAGTCGATACGCGACCAGGGGTATCGCACGCAAGCCGACCTCGCGGACGTCTCCGAGCCGCGACTCGCCCACCTGCGAGACGAGATCAACGTTGACGTCGGCCGGGACGGGACGCTCTACTGGCGGACCTACGGCCAGCATCGGCTGGCGATCGCGAAACTACTGGATCTCGAGACCGTTCCCGTGGTGATTCATCGACGACACCGACAATGGCAGGCCGTTCGCGAACGATTCAGAGAGGGAGAGGAGCCGCCTCGAGCGGCCGGCGGCGACCTGCACCCGGATCTCCGGGATGTGCTCGCTGGTGACCACTGGTGA
- a CDS encoding hydrogenase maturation protease — protein MTEEPHRSNDAADHGPTGELAIVGIGNELVTDDGVGPRLVAAMDSLPEMPPPGVRLVNAGTTGFLALEAMSGCERAIVVDAIETGADPGTVHQYRCREGGFEGPIPDMTMHDVSFTEALCFARDVYELPDDVLILGVEPGSLQTGFGLSEPVELAIPKLIEMIVATDPRLDPVHLEGAGEETLEREVMDA, from the coding sequence ATGACTGAGGAGCCCCACCGGTCGAACGACGCGGCCGACCACGGACCTACGGGAGAGCTAGCGATCGTCGGTATCGGGAACGAACTGGTCACCGACGACGGTGTTGGACCCCGGCTCGTTGCAGCGATGGACTCGCTCCCGGAGATGCCGCCGCCGGGCGTTCGACTGGTCAATGCGGGGACGACCGGCTTTTTGGCCCTCGAGGCGATGAGCGGGTGCGAGCGAGCCATCGTCGTCGATGCGATCGAAACCGGCGCCGACCCGGGCACCGTCCACCAGTATCGGTGCAGAGAGGGTGGCTTCGAGGGTCCGATCCCCGACATGACGATGCACGACGTCTCGTTCACCGAGGCGCTCTGTTTCGCTCGAGACGTCTACGAGCTTCCGGACGACGTGTTGATCCTCGGCGTCGAGCCTGGCTCGCTTCAAACCGGGTTCGGTCTTTCAGAGCCAGTCGAGCTGGCGATCCCGAAGCTGATCGAGATGATCGTCGCCACCGATCCGAGACTCGATCCGGTACACCTCGAGGGAGCCGGTGAGGAGACCCTCGAACGTGAGGTGATGGACGCATGA
- the hypF gene encoding carbamoyltransferase HypF yields the protein MWMCLDSLLNDTPMTDHNDGRVHIELTVTGVVQAVGFRPFVYRRATAHDLVGTVRNTGDAGVKISIAGTVEDVEAFIDDVRERPPPLAVVESIDIETHEPVDDSNDRFQTFEIVSSTQGDGGSGTIPPDTGICDGCLEDVHDLNSRYYKYWATSCVDCGPRYTVIESLPYDRPTTTMESFPLCEGCNKEYTDPGDRRYHAQTIACPACGPSLSLLSDDRTELATGTDAVTAAGYRLNAGEILAIKGIGGTHLACRATDQDAVSDLRERTGRPEKPFALMAKSVEQVEQFARVGQEERPWLTDVRRPIVVLETLGGSALNRDRDWLGDVAPGLHTVGVMLPYAGLHHLLFDQLDEPLVMTSANLPGKPMTLSTEVIYEELADVIDAAVVHDREIAARCDDSVVRVVDNSRRFLRRSRGWVPRPLPRQETGPAVLALGAEFDTTVALAREDEVVLSQHLGDVDGPGTEAFLEQAIAHLKELFRTDPAIIACDLHPEFVTSRLATSYASDLPGASGPTNPIQVQHHHAHAAGLLAEHDCDRAVVITIDGTGYGPDGTVWGGEVLDVTRNSFERVGGLEPFRLPGGEAAVRYPARTLASLLNDAERVDELIADQTPLSQTEATTVRKSAEAGVNAPLTSSAGRYLDAISALLEVCTERTYQGEPAIKLESTAASGTPLSLEHELEGNTGHCYRDADKYAGMIVTYALYDDRPVIETSRLVRHIDRLHTSYSTATVAATAQAALAEGLALIAVQAARERAVPWIGVTGGVAHNVAISRRIRDVVEDRNFRFLSPDQIPPGDAGISYGQTVVATAQANARGE from the coding sequence ATGTGGATGTGTCTGGATTCGCTCCTCAACGATACACCCATGACCGATCATAACGACGGTCGAGTCCATATCGAATTGACCGTTACTGGAGTCGTTCAAGCGGTTGGCTTCCGACCGTTCGTTTACCGTCGGGCGACTGCTCACGACCTCGTCGGCACAGTGCGAAACACTGGCGACGCCGGGGTAAAAATCTCCATCGCGGGGACTGTAGAGGACGTCGAAGCGTTCATCGACGATGTCCGCGAACGGCCACCACCGCTCGCTGTCGTCGAATCGATCGACATCGAGACACACGAGCCAGTAGACGACTCCAATGATCGATTCCAGACGTTCGAGATCGTCTCCTCTACACAGGGGGACGGCGGATCGGGAACTATTCCTCCCGATACCGGAATCTGTGATGGCTGTCTCGAGGACGTACACGACCTCAACTCACGTTACTACAAGTACTGGGCAACCTCGTGTGTCGACTGTGGGCCGCGCTACACTGTTATCGAATCACTACCGTACGATCGCCCAACGACAACGATGGAGTCTTTCCCGCTGTGTGAGGGCTGCAACAAGGAGTATACTGATCCAGGTGATCGACGATATCATGCCCAGACAATCGCCTGTCCAGCGTGTGGCCCATCTCTCTCGCTTTTAAGTGATGACCGTACGGAGCTAGCAACTGGAACTGACGCGGTCACGGCAGCGGGTTATCGTCTCAACGCTGGTGAAATCCTCGCGATCAAAGGGATAGGGGGGACGCACCTGGCATGCCGAGCGACCGATCAGGACGCGGTCTCGGACCTCCGCGAGCGAACCGGACGACCGGAAAAACCGTTCGCACTCATGGCCAAGTCGGTCGAACAGGTCGAGCAGTTCGCGCGAGTCGGCCAGGAGGAGCGACCGTGGTTGACAGATGTTCGACGCCCCATCGTCGTCCTCGAGACGCTGGGGGGCTCTGCGCTCAATCGAGATAGAGACTGGCTAGGGGACGTCGCACCCGGGCTTCACACTGTCGGCGTGATGCTCCCGTATGCTGGGTTACACCACCTGTTATTCGACCAACTTGATGAACCACTGGTGATGACGAGTGCGAATCTCCCGGGCAAGCCGATGACACTCTCCACCGAGGTGATCTACGAAGAGTTGGCCGACGTAATCGATGCTGCTGTAGTGCACGACCGTGAGATTGCTGCTCGGTGTGACGACAGCGTCGTCAGAGTCGTCGACAATAGTCGGCGGTTCCTCAGGCGGTCCCGTGGATGGGTTCCCCGACCGCTCCCTCGTCAGGAGACCGGTCCAGCAGTGCTGGCACTCGGCGCCGAATTCGATACCACAGTCGCACTCGCTCGCGAAGACGAGGTGGTTCTCTCCCAGCATCTCGGGGATGTCGATGGGCCCGGTACAGAAGCATTCCTTGAGCAGGCGATTGCACACCTGAAAGAGTTGTTCAGGACCGATCCTGCGATAATTGCCTGCGATTTGCACCCCGAATTCGTCACTTCGAGGCTGGCCACGTCGTATGCATCCGACCTACCGGGGGCAAGTGGACCGACGAATCCAATTCAGGTCCAGCATCATCACGCCCATGCAGCGGGACTGCTCGCTGAACACGACTGTGACCGTGCGGTCGTTATCACGATTGATGGGACTGGGTACGGACCGGATGGGACGGTCTGGGGCGGAGAGGTGCTCGATGTCACGAGGAATTCATTCGAGCGAGTTGGTGGCCTCGAACCGTTCCGGCTTCCCGGCGGCGAGGCGGCTGTACGATACCCAGCCCGAACCCTCGCAAGTCTGCTCAATGACGCAGAGAGAGTCGACGAACTGATAGCTGATCAGACGCCGCTCTCGCAGACGGAAGCGACAACGGTCCGAAAGAGCGCCGAGGCAGGTGTCAATGCACCACTGACGAGCAGTGCTGGCCGATATCTTGACGCGATCAGTGCGCTGCTGGAGGTCTGTACTGAACGGACGTATCAGGGAGAGCCCGCCATCAAACTAGAGTCAACCGCTGCAAGTGGAACTCCACTCAGCCTCGAGCACGAACTCGAGGGAAACACTGGCCACTGTTATAGGGATGCAGATAAGTATGCTGGAATGATAGTAACTTATGCCCTGTACGATGATAGACCTGTGATTGAGACATCACGGCTGGTCCGGCATATTGATCGACTTCACACGAGCTATTCGACCGCTACGGTTGCGGCAACAGCACAGGCAGCTCTTGCGGAGGGTCTGGCTCTAATTGCGGTTCAGGCAGCGAGAGAACGAGCCGTTCCGTGGATCGGTGTCACCGGTGGTGTTGCACACAACGTGGCTATTTCACGCCGTATCCGTGACGTCGTCGAGGATCGAAACTTTCGGTTTCTCTCGCCCGACCAGATCCCACCAGGTGATGCCGGAATCTCGTATGGTCAGACAGTAGTCGCGACTGCCCAGGCGAACGCTCGAGGCGAGTAG
- a CDS encoding cytochrome b/b6 domain-containing protein, translated as MSDRPAPPSDSPSDRSDPVRPDGGESTGPHGSDADDRVGRVVRLPGGSSPATLWWELAERYEPYVTLEKDDQETVRRWGFGSIVSHWTLVLLMAVVAGTGFLFWTGWYGPLNAGIWDGYQVSFYLHTWGGVTLAVVALLVFPMYHKFADGHRLLVTPQQLKEQVVITLSFLGVLRYIPGYKQARRTYDEDDGEWVGYHPMQTVFWYVTWFFVIALSLTGFALWADLATDPVWWLATLGFMAGWLPYETMLQLHLLATFWVLAAVAVHVYFAVMPSNVDFLRSMVTGTVEAWSVDDDTRPAPIEDSSDAPPTEGTDDD; from the coding sequence ATGAGTGATCGACCGGCACCGCCCTCGGACTCTCCGTCTGACCGGTCCGATCCGGTCCGGCCGGACGGGGGTGAGTCGACCGGGCCTCACGGGAGCGACGCAGACGACCGCGTCGGTCGGGTCGTACGGCTTCCAGGCGGCTCGTCGCCAGCAACGCTCTGGTGGGAGTTGGCTGAACGCTACGAACCGTACGTGACACTCGAGAAAGACGACCAAGAGACGGTCCGTCGCTGGGGGTTCGGCTCGATCGTCTCCCACTGGACGCTGGTCCTGTTGATGGCCGTCGTCGCCGGCACCGGCTTTCTCTTCTGGACCGGCTGGTACGGCCCGTTGAACGCCGGGATCTGGGATGGCTACCAGGTGTCGTTCTATCTGCACACTTGGGGAGGCGTCACGCTCGCCGTCGTCGCGTTGCTCGTCTTCCCGATGTACCACAAGTTTGCCGACGGCCACCGGCTGCTCGTGACCCCACAACAGCTCAAAGAGCAGGTCGTCATCACGCTCTCGTTCCTCGGCGTCTTGCGGTACATCCCGGGATACAAGCAGGCGCGACGAACCTACGACGAGGACGACGGTGAGTGGGTCGGCTACCACCCGATGCAGACGGTCTTCTGGTACGTCACGTGGTTCTTCGTGATCGCTCTCTCGCTGACCGGCTTCGCGCTGTGGGCCGACCTCGCGACCGACCCCGTCTGGTGGCTCGCAACCCTCGGGTTCATGGCTGGCTGGCTGCCCTACGAGACGATGCTCCAGTTGCATCTGCTGGCGACGTTCTGGGTGCTCGCTGCGGTCGCCGTCCACGTCTACTTCGCGGTGATGCCGAGCAACGTCGATTTCCTCCGCTCGATGGTAACCGGCACCGTCGAGGCGTGGAGCGTCGACGACGACACCCGGCCGGCCCCCATCGAAGACAGCAGTGACGCGCCGCCCACGGAGGGGACCGACGATGACTGA
- the hypE gene encoding hydrogenase expression/formation protein HypE — MTRNNHTTADNRPSEPRADTHSDIASTGQSTANQDDVVTLAHGAGGEAMRSLVDTLAVSRFADGSSADTAGAVGLAALDDGSVHPLPGTDISIVLTTDSHIVTPPTFPGGDIGRLSVAGTVNDLAVMGVTDPLALTCGLVVEEGTPTAELDRFLESMRESAVEAGVDITTGDTKVMGAGELDGIVLNTTGVGTIPTSEVVTGAGLSPGDAIVLSGTVGDHGIALLAEREGFDFGANLESDVAPINGLVAAATDAGRVTAMTDPTRGGLATALNEMAEKAGVGLEIEEQAIPVDDAIASAGEVLGIDPLSVANEGKVVFGVHSDDADSVLAALREQPLGSNAAIIGQVISDHPGRVVLDTGFGNRYLSEPTGEALPRIC; from the coding sequence ATGACACGAAACAACCACACCACGGCTGACAACCGACCCAGCGAACCGCGCGCCGACACCCACTCGGACATCGCGTCGACAGGTCAGTCGACGGCCAACCAAGACGACGTCGTAACGCTTGCCCACGGCGCGGGCGGCGAAGCGATGCGATCACTCGTCGACACGCTGGCGGTCTCGAGGTTCGCCGACGGCTCGAGTGCGGACACAGCCGGCGCCGTGGGCCTAGCGGCGCTCGACGATGGCTCTGTACATCCCCTCCCCGGAACAGACATCTCGATCGTCCTCACGACCGACAGCCACATCGTGACTCCGCCAACGTTCCCTGGTGGGGACATCGGCCGTCTGTCGGTAGCGGGGACAGTCAACGATCTCGCAGTGATGGGCGTAACCGACCCACTCGCACTGACGTGTGGGCTCGTCGTCGAGGAAGGAACGCCCACCGCCGAACTCGATCGCTTCCTGGAGTCGATGCGCGAGTCGGCTGTCGAAGCCGGCGTCGACATCACCACGGGCGACACGAAGGTGATGGGGGCGGGCGAACTCGACGGGATAGTGCTCAACACGACAGGAGTGGGAACGATCCCAACGTCTGAGGTCGTAACGGGCGCTGGCCTCTCCCCGGGGGACGCGATCGTCCTGAGTGGGACGGTCGGCGACCACGGCATTGCACTGCTCGCCGAGCGGGAGGGGTTCGACTTCGGGGCCAACCTCGAGAGCGACGTCGCACCGATCAACGGTCTCGTCGCGGCGGCGACCGACGCCGGACGCGTGACTGCGATGACGGACCCGACGCGCGGTGGGCTGGCAACGGCACTCAACGAGATGGCCGAGAAAGCCGGGGTCGGACTCGAGATCGAAGAACAGGCGATCCCCGTCGACGACGCGATCGCGTCGGCTGGTGAAGTGCTCGGTATCGATCCACTGTCGGTTGCAAACGAGGGCAAGGTCGTCTTCGGCGTCCATTCCGACGACGCCGATTCGGTCCTCGCAGCCCTTCGGGAACAGCCACTCGGCTCAAACGCAGCAATCATCGGTCAAGTGATCAGTGACCACCCGGGCCGAGTTGTCCTCGACACTGGATTCGGAAACCGCTACCTGAGCGAACCGACCGGTGAAGCGCTGCCTCGAATCTGTTGA
- the hypD gene encoding hydrogenase formation protein HypD, translating to MTDAALQFRDPEAARELAARIDDVVGEIDGQVNLMHVCGSHEQAIAKFGLRSMLPDGVTVRMGPGCPVCVTNMPEVDEAVALAEDGAIVATYGDMYRVPGTNRSLADASAAGADVEIVYSASEVVDLADATPDREVVFFATGFETTAAPTAAILVGDPPENLSVLSAHKYVPPAMAVVAELPDTDIDGFLAAGHAATITGYGLFETFVEEYEVPVVVGGFEPLDVLLGVERLLEYVRDDTAGLENAYPRCVSREGNTAALETMWEVFETTAGEWRGITEIPDANLVLHEAYAEYDARDRFDIEPATGNADPLTEQCLCGDIMAGTADPDECALFGEECTPSNPVGACMVSSEGTCKIWLEYGGRPDL from the coding sequence ATGACTGACGCCGCACTGCAGTTTCGTGACCCCGAGGCAGCCAGGGAACTGGCCGCCAGGATCGACGACGTGGTCGGTGAGATCGACGGCCAGGTGAACCTGATGCACGTCTGTGGATCGCACGAGCAGGCGATCGCAAAGTTCGGCCTCAGAAGTATGCTCCCCGACGGAGTGACCGTCCGAATGGGCCCGGGCTGTCCAGTCTGTGTCACGAACATGCCCGAAGTCGACGAGGCCGTCGCACTCGCCGAGGATGGCGCAATCGTAGCGACCTACGGCGACATGTACCGGGTCCCGGGCACGAACCGGAGCCTCGCAGATGCCAGCGCAGCGGGAGCCGACGTCGAAATCGTCTACTCCGCGAGCGAAGTCGTCGACCTAGCCGACGCGACACCCGACCGTGAGGTCGTCTTCTTTGCCACGGGCTTCGAGACGACCGCTGCCCCGACGGCCGCAATACTCGTGGGCGACCCGCCGGAGAACCTGTCGGTGCTGTCGGCACACAAGTACGTCCCGCCCGCGATGGCGGTCGTCGCCGAGTTGCCCGACACCGACATCGACGGCTTCCTCGCGGCCGGTCATGCAGCGACGATCACGGGGTACGGGCTGTTCGAAACGTTCGTCGAGGAGTACGAGGTGCCGGTCGTCGTCGGCGGCTTCGAACCGCTCGACGTGCTCCTGGGGGTCGAACGGCTGCTCGAGTACGTTCGAGACGACACCGCCGGGCTCGAAAACGCCTATCCGCGGTGTGTGAGCCGGGAGGGGAACACGGCTGCCCTGGAGACGATGTGGGAGGTGTTCGAGACGACCGCCGGCGAGTGGCGAGGGATCACCGAGATTCCGGATGCGAACCTCGTCCTACATGAAGCGTACGCCGAGTACGATGCCCGTGACCGATTCGACATCGAGCCAGCCACTGGGAACGCAGATCCGCTGACGGAGCAGTGTCTCTGCGGAGATATCATGGCAGGGACGGCCGATCCGGACGAGTGTGCGCTGTTCGGCGAGGAGTGTACGCCGTCGAACCCCGTCGGCGCGTGTATGGTGAGTAGCGAGGGAACGTGCAAAATCTGGCTGGAATACGGCGGACGGCCCGACCTCTGA
- a CDS encoding DUF7475 family protein, translating to MSEARFDTSSVTPLHWLAVAMALLSAVVHLVLGLEFLPHWMGVSFVLSTGGFVGAVILFFANVRRPLLYLVGIPYTGSQIVFWLLVDPGGTDLALEVIDKTAQVVLVIALIVLYRRDT from the coding sequence ATGTCAGAGGCCCGGTTCGATACGTCATCAGTAACGCCATTACACTGGCTCGCGGTCGCAATGGCACTACTTAGCGCCGTTGTTCACCTCGTGTTGGGCCTCGAGTTTCTGCCCCACTGGATGGGAGTGTCGTTCGTTCTCTCGACTGGCGGCTTCGTCGGTGCGGTAATCCTCTTTTTTGCGAACGTTCGGCGGCCGCTGCTCTATCTGGTCGGCATTCCCTACACCGGCAGTCAGATCGTTTTCTGGCTGCTAGTCGACCCCGGCGGGACGGACCTCGCCCTGGAAGTCATCGACAAGACCGCACAGGTGGTTCTCGTTATCGCTCTCATCGTTCTCTATCGCCGTGACACCTGA
- a CDS encoding hydrogenase maturation nickel metallochaperone HypA/HybF: MHELSVATAIVDRAILVADEHGAETIERLTLEIGVATHVNPDQLRFCIELATDGTPAAAAAIEIETITPLARCDCGWEGEPTTLEDTLTYAPNVKCPNCNERMTLVRGRECRLSKVALPDADTQTTENEQL; encoded by the coding sequence ATGCACGAACTCAGTGTCGCAACGGCAATCGTCGACCGCGCTATACTCGTGGCTGACGAACACGGTGCAGAAACGATCGAACGACTCACCCTCGAGATCGGTGTAGCCACACACGTCAACCCAGATCAACTTCGATTCTGCATCGAACTTGCCACGGACGGCACCCCGGCTGCCGCCGCAGCTATCGAGATTGAGACTATCACACCGCTCGCGCGATGTGACTGTGGCTGGGAGGGGGAACCAACGACACTCGAGGACACGCTCACCTACGCGCCCAACGTGAAATGTCCAAACTGCAACGAGCGAATGACCCTCGTTCGGGGTCGGGAGTGCCGACTCTCGAAAGTCGCACTTCCGGACGCCGATACACAGACAACCGAGAACGAACAATTATGA
- a CDS encoding cupin domain-containing protein → MTHISITDVADDLDPAELQHKEVLTAGPLTIEVGKYPADSAVPKNSHNEEELYYILSGSGKLRVGDDTHEIKTGDLVYVEPDLEHDFFHITEEITVLIILGPSANPTSYGIREQDK, encoded by the coding sequence ATGACTCATATTTCAATCACCGACGTGGCCGACGACCTCGATCCAGCTGAACTCCAGCACAAGGAAGTGCTCACTGCGGGGCCACTCACCATCGAAGTCGGAAAGTATCCGGCTGACAGTGCTGTCCCAAAGAATTCCCACAACGAAGAGGAACTGTACTACATCCTGTCGGGATCAGGCAAACTCCGCGTTGGCGACGACACTCACGAAATTAAGACAGGTGATCTCGTCTATGTGGAACCCGACCTCGAGCACGATTTTTTCCACATCACCGAGGAGATTACCGTCCTGATTATCCTTGGACCATCGGCTAATCCCACCTCGTACGGTATTCGTGAACAAGACAAGTGA
- a CDS encoding ribonuclease HI family protein, with the protein MTNDSLPSEHLSPLATLVDEVLAGVGYEMAAAIDAINDAVPGYGGLFDPATTPAELRRALESLLASELTRPPIPESASETFVLYVDGSSRGNPGPAGAGAVILDASEDQLARLGRPVGSRTGNNTAEYVALQLGLSELLARYEPQKLEVRIDSMTLIRDVWGGNDPTEPGVDVYSDAVAAALSSVPEHQYTHLADSDPNPADALATVGADIAAFGPG; encoded by the coding sequence ATGACTAACGACTCCCTCCCGTCTGAACACCTCTCGCCGCTCGCTACGCTCGTCGACGAGGTACTCGCGGGCGTTGGCTACGAGATGGCGGCCGCCATCGACGCAATCAACGACGCTGTCCCCGGATACGGCGGTCTCTTCGACCCCGCGACCACCCCGGCCGAACTGCGTCGTGCGCTTGAAAGCCTGCTCGCGTCGGAACTCACCCGGCCGCCGATCCCCGAGTCAGCGAGTGAGACATTTGTCCTATACGTCGACGGCAGTTCACGTGGCAACCCCGGCCCCGCAGGGGCGGGCGCTGTCATCCTGGACGCTTCGGAGGACCAACTCGCGCGTCTCGGCCGACCCGTTGGCTCCCGAACGGGGAACAACACCGCCGAATACGTCGCCCTCCAGCTCGGGCTCTCCGAACTGTTAGCTCGCTACGAGCCACAGAAGCTGGAAGTCCGCATCGATTCGATGACGCTCATCCGGGACGTCTGGGGTGGCAACGACCCGACGGAACCGGGCGTCGACGTATACAGCGATGCCGTCGCAGCGGCACTTTCGAGCGTTCCGGAACACCAGTACACGCATCTGGCTGACAGCGATCCGAACCCCGCCGACGCACTGGCGACGGTGGGTGCCGATATCGCGGCGTTCGGACCGGGATAG
- the hypB gene encoding hydrogenase nickel incorporation protein HypB — translation MTPYTNATSVRPSNRTLESLAALSDPFESLIDTVRAHRFGHEHHHDHEESITDVEADVLEAVRARAGEVHETLSHDNDVFCVEFAGSTGGGKTMLIERLIERASDDETIGAVVGDVAGKDDATRLRSHGVQVENINTGKECHLDPTLVSQALEQFVLEELDTLYLENVGNMVCPADFPLGANRRVLVVSTTEGDDVVRKHPMLVQTADVVVINKIDVAEVVGTDVARIRKDIENVAPETPVFETDAKGNVGIDEFASALEADHGHYHGHRDESTH, via the coding sequence ATGACACCCTACACAAACGCTACGTCCGTCCGACCGTCGAACCGAACCCTCGAGTCACTGGCAGCACTGAGTGATCCCTTCGAATCACTCATCGATACAGTGAGAGCACACCGATTTGGTCACGAGCACCATCACGACCACGAAGAATCGATCACTGACGTCGAAGCCGACGTGCTTGAGGCCGTTCGTGCACGGGCTGGCGAGGTACACGAGACACTTTCACACGATAACGACGTCTTTTGCGTCGAGTTTGCCGGCTCGACAGGTGGCGGAAAGACGATGCTAATCGAGCGGTTGATCGAACGTGCCTCCGATGACGAGACAATCGGCGCAGTGGTTGGGGACGTCGCCGGGAAAGACGATGCGACCCGACTCCGTTCGCATGGTGTTCAGGTCGAGAACATTAATACGGGCAAGGAGTGTCACCTCGACCCTACACTTGTCTCGCAGGCGTTGGAGCAGTTTGTCCTCGAAGAGCTCGACACACTGTACCTGGAAAATGTCGGAAATATGGTTTGCCCAGCGGATTTCCCGCTGGGAGCGAACCGCCGCGTGCTCGTCGTCAGTACGACCGAAGGCGACGACGTCGTCCGAAAACACCCGATGCTGGTACAGACCGCCGATGTAGTCGTGATCAACAAGATTGACGTCGCTGAGGTGGTTGGCACCGACGTCGCCCGAATCCGAAAAGATATCGAGAACGTTGCTCCTGAGACTCCCGTATTCGAAACGGACGCGAAAGGCAACGTCGGAATCGACGAGTTCGCCAGCGCACTCGAGGCCGACCACGGGCATTACCACGGTCATCGCGACGAGAGTACACACTAG
- a CDS encoding HypC/HybG/HupF family hydrogenase formation chaperone has product MCLGIPGEILEIDGHEARAKFWNVEKTVRLDIVGETVETGDYVLNHAGFAIRKIPDDEVEETIAIYESFLEGDEDEALEELGATDAVLEFGERPAAVTERGPSVTPDPGARRVGSASTDPPTAGRRPTSEGTREPSPTAPDAETEEPDDD; this is encoded by the coding sequence ATGTGTCTTGGCATCCCGGGCGAGATCCTCGAGATCGACGGCCACGAAGCCCGCGCGAAGTTCTGGAACGTCGAAAAGACCGTCCGCCTCGATATCGTCGGCGAGACGGTCGAGACGGGAGATTACGTCCTGAATCACGCCGGCTTCGCCATCCGAAAGATCCCCGACGACGAGGTCGAGGAGACGATCGCGATCTACGAGTCGTTCCTCGAGGGCGACGAAGACGAGGCGCTCGAGGAGCTCGGCGCGACGGATGCGGTTCTCGAGTTCGGCGAGCGACCGGCGGCCGTCACCGAGCGGGGACCGTCGGTTACGCCCGATCCCGGGGCGCGACGAGTCGGCTCCGCGAGCACCGACCCGCCGACAGCGGGCCGCCGACCGACCAGCGAGGGCACGCGAGAACCGAGCCCGACGGCCCCCGACGCTGAGACGGAGGAACCCGATGATGACTGA